In Labrys monachus, the genomic stretch CCAGAACGGGCCAGAGGCGCTCCCAGAACAGGCCGAGCCTCGCCCGCAGGATCAGGGCGTCGAACGCCTTCGCGTCGGAGGCAGCGTCGGTGTCCCGCCCCGCTTCCGGCCGCTTCGCTGCGTCGTGATCCATCATGCCGCGGTTCCGAACCAATCGAGCTTCCCAATCTAGGCGTTCCCCGGGAATGACGCCAGCCTCGAGGCATCATAAGCACCGGCATGGCGAATCCATGTCGGATCGGCGCGGGGTCTTATGCGCATGCCGCGCGATGCCTTAGAAGAAACGATCGAATCGGAGCGGGCGCGGCGATGGCGGCGAAGATCCTCATGATCCAGGGCACGGGCTCGGACGTCGGCAAGTCGCTCGTCGTCGCGGGGCTCTGCCGCATCTTCACCGATCTCGGGCTCAGGGTTCGCCCGTTCAAGCCGCAGAACATGTCGAACAACGCGGCGGTCACCCCCGACGGCGGCGAGATCGGCCGCGCGCAGGCGCTGCAGGCGCGGGCAGCACGGGTGCCGCCCAGCGTCCACATGAACCCCGTCCTGCTGAAGCCGCAATCGGAGACCGGCGCCCAGATCATCGTGCAGGGCCGCATGCGGGGCTCGGCCCGCGCCCGCGACTACCAGGCGCTCAAGGCCGGGCTGATGGACGACGTGCTCGCGAGCTTCGCCCATCTGCGCGCCGAGGCCGACCTCGTCATCGCCGAGGGGGCTGGCTCGGCCTCCGAGGTCAACCTTCGCGCCAACGACATCGCCAATATGGGATTCGCCCAGGCGGTGCAGGCGCCGGTGGTGCTCGTCGGCGACATCGACCGGGGCGGCGTCGTCGCTCAGATCCTCGGCACCAAGGCCGCGATCGACCCGGCGGACGCGGCGCTGATCAGGGGCTTCATCGTCAACCGCATGCGGGGGGATCCCGCCTTGTTCGCCGACGGCATGCGCTTCATCGCCGAGCGCAGCGGCTGGCCCGCCCTCGGCCTGGTGCCGCATTTCGCCGATGCCGCCAGGCTGCCGGCGGAGGACGCGCTGGCGCTCGCCGCCTATGGCGGGCGCAAGGACGGGGCGAAGGTCACCGTCGCCGTGCCGATGATGCCCCGCATCTCGAATTTCGACGATCTCGATCCGCTGGCGCAGGAGGACGAGGTCGAACTTGTCATGGTGCGTCCGGGCGCGGCGATCCCGGTCGCCGACCTCGTGATCCTGCCGGGTTCCAAGGCGACCATTGCCGACCTGCAATTCCTGCGCGGCCAGGGATGGGACATCGATATCGCCGCCCATGTGCGCCGCGGCGGGCGCTTGCTCGGCCTTTGCGGCGGCTACCAGATGCTCGGCACGCGGATCGAGGATCCCGACGGCATCGAAGGCCCGCCCGGCGCGGTGCCGGGGCTCGGCCTGCTCGACGTGGCGACGCGGCTGACCGGCGACAAGCGCCTCCTTGCGGTGCGGGGCTGCACGGTCGCGGACGGGGTGCCCTTCTCGGGCTACGAGATGCATGTCGGCGTCACCGAGGGGCCGGCGACGGCTCGGGCGGCGCTGCGGCTGGCGGACGGATCGCCCGACGGGGCCTGTTCGCCGGACGGGCGGGTGACGGGCTGCTATGTGCACGGGCTCTTCGCCGACGACCGCCAGCGCGCGGCCTGGCTCGCCCGCCTCGGCGCGGCGGGCGGGACGATTCAGTACGAGGCGGTGGTCGAGGAGACGCTCGACGCCTTCGCCGCCCATCTCGCCGCCCATCTCGACATGGCGGCGCTGAAGGCGATCTGCCTGTAAGGCGGTTCGGCGCGCTTTCGCCCGCCTCAATGATATCTGGCGAACACCAGATAGAAGGCCATGAGCCCGATCACGCCCGACAGGATCACGCAGGCGGTGCGGAACAGGCCGAGCGCCCGGCGGATGTCGGCGACGCCGGCTTCGGCCCGGCCATCGCCCATATAGGCGTCCTCGACCAGCGTCTCGCCATAGATGCGGGGCCCGGCGAGCTTCAGTTCGAGCGCGCCGGCCATCGCGGCCTCCGGCCAGCCGGCGTTGGGGGAGCGGTGCTTGCCGGCGTCGCGCCGCACCGTCATCCAGGCGGCGCGCGCGCTCATGGAACGGGTGACGAAGGCGGCGGCGGTGAGGACGAGCGCGGTCAGCCGCGCCGGGGGCAGGTTGAGCCAGTCGTCGAGGCGCGCCGCGGCCCAGCCATAGGCCTCGTGGCGCGGCGTGCGGTGGCCGATCATCGAATCGGCGGTGTTGACCATCTTGTAGACGGCGATGCCGGGCAGGCCGAACAGCGCGTACCAGAACACCGGCGCCACCACGCCGTCGGAGAAGTTCTCGGCGAGGCTCTCGATGGCGGCGCGGCACACGCCGGGCTCGTCCAGCGTCTCGGGATTGCGGCCGACGATCATCGAGACGGCACGGCGGCCGGCGCCGAGCCCGCCGGCCTCCAGGCCGTGGGCGACGTCGCTGACATGGTCGGCGAGGCTGCGCGAGGCGATGAGGGAGGAGGCGACCAGCCCGAGCGGCAGGAAGCCGTAGGGCAGAGCGAGGCAGATCCGTTGCACGAGATAGCCGCTCGCCGCGGCGACGAGCACGCAGAAGGCGGTGGAGAGGATGCCGGCCCAGCGCCGGGTCGAATAGGCGTCCTCGTTCCAGTTGAGGCGGCGATCCAGCAGGCCGATCAGCAGGCCCATCCAGATCACGGGATGGCCGATGCGCGCATAGACGGCCCGCGGATAGCCGAAGATCATTTCGAAGGCCCAGGCAACGGCGAGGCTGAGAAACTTGGAAAGCAAATCCATAGGCGGAACAATGACCGATTTCGTCGCTCCCGGGCCCTGCCGAGCCGCGGGGCCGCTTGACAGGCATGAGGCACCGCCACTAAATGGCGTCGCTTCCGGGCAGCCGGGGCTGTAGCTCAGTTGGGAGAGCGCTGCAATCGCACTGCAGAGGTCGTGAGTTCGAATCTCATCAGCTCCACCATCTCAGGGATTTTCCTCGAGGTGACATTGCCGGTCCAATCACCCAGATGCCATTCGGGTTCCGCGTCTATCGGCGATGTGGTTTATGATGGGTAAACGGTGCCGGCCTCGTCCGGTGAAGGCCGTCCGAAACATCCCCGCCAGCCGCATCGCGAGAGGTTCCCGGCCGGCGCCGCGCTGCCTTGCGCGCCGGGGAGCGGCATGCAAGACATAGGCGCTCCACCGGGGCCGTGAGCCGACTGCAGGTCGGCAGAAGCGTCCGAAACAAGACTCGACGGCGAAGCCCGCGAGCAGGGATGAAACCATGCCTTCCAAGCCGGCGAGCAGCCAGGTCATCGCGCTTCTCGTCGCCGGCGCCTATTTCATGGAGATGCTGGACGGGACGGTTGTCGTCAGTGCCCTGCCGCAGATGGCCGATTCGTTCGGCGTGCACCCGGTCGACCTCAATATCGGCGTCTCCGCCTACATCCTCACCCTGGCGGTGCTGATTCCGGCGAGCGGCTGGGTGTCGGAGAAATACGGGCCCCGCGCCGTGTTCGGCAGCGCCATCGTCGTCTTCACGCTGGCCTCGATCCTCTGCGGCCTGAGCGCCGACCTGTGGACCTTCACCGCCGCCCGCGTGCTGCAGGGCGTCGGCGGGGCGATGATGGTGCCGGTCGGCCGGCTCATCGTGCTGCGCAACACCGCCAAGACCGACCTGATGCGGGCGATCGCCACCATCACCTGGCCCGGTCTCGCCGCGCCGGTGCTCGGGCCGCCGGTCGGCGGCTTCCTCGCCACCTATGCGTCGTGGCACTGGATCTTCTTCCTCAACGTGCCGCTCGGCATCGT encodes the following:
- a CDS encoding cobyric acid synthase, whose protein sequence is MAAKILMIQGTGSDVGKSLVVAGLCRIFTDLGLRVRPFKPQNMSNNAAVTPDGGEIGRAQALQARAARVPPSVHMNPVLLKPQSETGAQIIVQGRMRGSARARDYQALKAGLMDDVLASFAHLRAEADLVIAEGAGSASEVNLRANDIANMGFAQAVQAPVVLVGDIDRGGVVAQILGTKAAIDPADAALIRGFIVNRMRGDPALFADGMRFIAERSGWPALGLVPHFADAARLPAEDALALAAYGGRKDGAKVTVAVPMMPRISNFDDLDPLAQEDEVELVMVRPGAAIPVADLVILPGSKATIADLQFLRGQGWDIDIAAHVRRGGRLLGLCGGYQMLGTRIEDPDGIEGPPGAVPGLGLLDVATRLTGDKRLLAVRGCTVADGVPFSGYEMHVGVTEGPATARAALRLADGSPDGACSPDGRVTGCYVHGLFADDRQRAAWLARLGAAGGTIQYEAVVEETLDAFAAHLAAHLDMAALKAICL
- the cbiB gene encoding adenosylcobinamide-phosphate synthase CbiB; this encodes MDLLSKFLSLAVAWAFEMIFGYPRAVYARIGHPVIWMGLLIGLLDRRLNWNEDAYSTRRWAGILSTAFCVLVAAASGYLVQRICLALPYGFLPLGLVASSLIASRSLADHVSDVAHGLEAGGLGAGRRAVSMIVGRNPETLDEPGVCRAAIESLAENFSDGVVAPVFWYALFGLPGIAVYKMVNTADSMIGHRTPRHEAYGWAAARLDDWLNLPPARLTALVLTAAAFVTRSMSARAAWMTVRRDAGKHRSPNAGWPEAAMAGALELKLAGPRIYGETLVEDAYMGDGRAEAGVADIRRALGLFRTACVILSGVIGLMAFYLVFARYH